From Micromonospora echinaurantiaca:
GTCGCCCGGGTGATCGCCACCGCCGTCGACAGCAAGCCGGCGCAGGGGTTCGCCGCGCCCAGCCGGGAACTGGTCGGCGACCCGCGCCGCCCGGTCGAGCGGCCCCCGGTCGTCCGGACGCCGTCCGACGAGCGGCGCCCCGCCGCCGACGACGATGACCCGCTGGCCGACCTGCGCCGCTGGCTCGGCCGCCGAGGCTGACCCGCCCCCCCACCCGCCGCCGCCCGATGACCGAGGCCACACTTTCGCCGAATGTGTGGCCTCGGCGCGCCGCAAGGCCACACATTCGGCGAACGTGCGTCGCCGGGCTCGGTCCCGGCGGTCAGCCGCGGCGCGGGCGGAAGGCGGCGACCGTGGCGGGCAGCCCGCGCCGGACGATCCCGGCCCAGTCGGTGTCGCCGCGCAGCATCGCCGCCGCCGTCCTGCGCGCCTGGTCGGCGGTGAAGTGCGGCGGCAGCATCAGCTCGGCCGGGTCCACCAGGGCGTTGATCACCACCGGCCGGTCGGCGGAGAGGACCCGCTCCCAGACTCCCGGCACCTGGTCGGGGGAGTCGACCAGCTCACCGCCGAGCCCCAGCACCTCCGCCCAGCGGTGGTAGCCGATGTCGGGCAGTTGCTGGCTGTCCGGGAACATCGGCGTCCCCTCGCTGGAGCGCTGCTCCCAGCTGACGAAGGCCAGGTCCCGGTTGTTCAGCACCAGCACCACGAACCGCGGGTCGGCCCAGCTGCGCCAGTACTTCGCCACGGTGATCAGCTCGTTGACCCCGTTCATCTGCATCGCGCCGTCGCCGATCAGGGCCACCAGCGGGCGGTCCGGGTGGGCGAACTTGGCCGACAGCGCGTACGGCATGGCGCCGCCCATGGAGAGCAGGGTGCCGGAGAGGCTGGCCAGCATCCCGGGGCGGACCTGGATGTGCCGGGCGTACCAGGCGGTGGTGGTGCCGCAGTCGACCGCGAGCATCACGTCGTCGGGCAGCCGGTCGCTGAGGGCGCTGAACAGCAGTTGCGGGTTGACCGGGTCGGCGGACTGCCCGGCCAGGTCCCGCTGCGCCTGCCGCCAGGACGAGGTCGCCGCAGCGATCGTCTCCCGCCAGCGGGTCGGGGCCGGCCCGGGGCCGAGTTCCCGCAGCAGCGCCCGCAGGGTGGGGGCGGCGTTGCCGGTCAGGTTCACCTCGGTCGGGTAGCGCAGCCCCAGCTGGGTGCCGTCCCGGTCGATCTGCACCGCCCGGGCCTTGCCCGGCGGCGGATAGAACTCCGAGTACGGCATGTTGCTGCCCACGATCAGCAGCCGGTCGCAGTCGCGCATCATGTCCCAGCTCGGGCGGGTGCCGAGCAGACCGATCGCGCCGGTCACCCAGGGCTCCCGATGGTCGACCGCGGTGAACCCCAGCAGCGCGGTGGCCACTCCCGCGCCCAGCCGGTGGGCCACCTCCCGTACCTCGGTCTCGGCGCCGAGCGCGCCCTGCCCGACCAGCATGGCCACCCGCTCGCCGGCGCCGAGCACCTCGGCGGCGCGGCGTACCTCGGCCGCCGGCGGCACGGTCGGCCCGCTGCTCGGCACGCTGCTGGTGTGGTAGTAGCCGTGCGCGTAGGGCGGCTCCGGGACGGCCGGCTTGTCCTGCACGTCCAGCGGGAGGACCAGGGCGGTCACGGTACGGCGGGCCAGGGCCGTCCGGCAGGCCCGGTCGACCAGGTGGCGGACCTGCGCGGGATGGTCGAGCTGGGCCAGGAACGCCGCCGCGACGTCCTTGTAGAGGGCGAGCAGGTCGACCTCCTGGTAGTAGCCGCCGCCCTCGGCGGTGAGGGCGGTGTGGCCGACCAGGGCGACCACCGGCTGATGGTCCAGCTTGGCGTCGTAGAGGCCGTTGAGCGCGTGGATCGCCCCGGGCCCGCTGGTCACCAGGACGCAGCCCAGCGGCCCGCCGCCGTACTTGACGTGCGCGGACGCGGCGAACCCGGCGGTCTCCTCGTGCCGGACCTGGATGAACTGCGCCCGCTCGGCGGTGCGTTGCAGCGCCGAGGTCATGCCGTTGATGCCGTCGCCCGGATAACCGAAGTAGCGGCGTACGCCCCAGCAGGCCAGCCGTTGCACGAGGTGGTCGGCGACGGTGGCGTCCCGGGGCAGCGGCCACGGATCGGCCGCCACCCGCCCGTCGCCCCGCCACCCGTCACTGCGGTCTGCGCTCACCTGACTGGTCCCTCCGGTCGATCCGCTGCCGCGCCCGGCATTTCCCATCTTTACCGGACAGAACGACCCGCGTCGGATGTTCACCGGACGGGGCAGCGGCCCCGCCGGACCGGTCCGGCAGAATCGGCGGGTGCCCGTCCACCAGATCACCGACCCCGACGACGACCGGATCGCCGACTACCGCGCGCTGACCGACGTCGAGCTGCGCACCCGTTGGGAACCGCCGCACGGGCTGTTCATCGCCGAGGGCGAGCTGGTGCTGCGCCGGGCGCTGCGGGCCGGCTACCCGGCCCGGTCGTACCTGGTGGACGCGAAGCGGGTGGACCAGCTCGCCGACCTCGACACCGGGGACGCCCCGGTCTACGCCGCCACCCCCGACGTGCTCCAGCGGGCCACCGGCTTCCACGTGCACCGCGGCGTGCTGGCGTCGTTCCGCCGCAAGCCGCTGCCGACGGCGACCGAGGTGCTGGCCACCGCGCGACGGGCGGTGATCCTCGAGGACGTCAACAACCACACCAACCTGGGCGCCGTCTTCCGGGGCGCTGCCGCCCTCGGCATCGATGCCGTGCTGCTCTCCCCGACCTGCGCCGACCCGCTGTACCGGCGCAGCGTCCGGGTCAGCATGGGCGAGGTGTTCGCGGTGCCGTACGCCAAGTTCGAGCGCTGGCCCGCGGGCCTGGACCAGGCACGGGAAGCAGGTTTCACGGTGCTCGCCATGACGCCGGCTCCGGACGCCGTGCCGATCCAGCGGCTCACCGCGGCGCACCGCGAGCGGGCGGCGCTGCTCCTCGGAGCCGAGGGCCCGGGCCTCACCGCCGCGGCTCAGGCAGCCAGCGATGTGCGGGTGGTCATCCCGATGCGGCGCGGAGTGGACTCGTTGAACGTGGCGGCCGCGGCCGCCGTGGCGTTCTGGGAACTCGGGCGCGACGATCCCCTGTGAGGCGGATCCGTGGTGGGGGCGGCGCTCGCCGCCCCCACCACCGCCGTCAGGCGTAGTACTTCGACCAGAAGTTGTGCGTGGGCCAGCTGGTCACGGCACGCGCGGCCTGCCACAACAGCGGGTCGATCTCGCCGTAGCCGAGCCCGGACTCGTCGTCGCGCTGGTTGAACAGGGCCGCCCAGCTCATCCCGTCGTACGTGCGGACCAGCAGGCTGTAGTTGCCGGGCAGGCTGCCGGTGTGCCACGTGTTGCGTCCGGTGCCACCGGAGACCGGGCGCACCGCCCAGCCCAGGCCGTAGTACCAGCCGTTGCTGTTCACGCCGGTCGGCTGCGGCACCGCCCAGATCCGGCTGAGCGAGGTGCCGTTCAGCAGGGTGCTGCCGGCGTCGAAGGCGGAGGCCCAGCGCACCATGTCCACCGCCGAGGCGATCCAGCCGCCGTTCGCGTCGTGCAGCCGCATGCTGAACGTGCCGTACGGCGCGGCCACCGTCGCGCCCGAGTCGTCCAGCACGGTCGTCCCGGTGTACTGCGACTGGTAGCCGACCTCGCCACTGTGCCGGGCGATCGTCCACCCGTTCGCCATCCGGGTGATGCCCAGCGGGGCGAGCAGCGTCTGCTTGACGTACGTCTCGTACGGCATGCCGGTGATCGCCTCCACCACCCGGCCGGCGAGCAGATAGCCGTAGTTGCTGTACGACACGGTCGCGCCCGGGTCGTGCAGCAGCGGCTGGCCAGACATGAACCGGATGACGTCGGCGTGCCGCAGCTCCATCGGCACCCCGAGGGCCCGGGCGATGATCCGGTCCTTGAACAGCGGGTCGAAGTTGGTCGCGTCCCGGTCCCAACCTCCGGTGTGCTGCAACAGCCGCCAGAGGGTGACCTGCCCCAGCCGTGGGTCGACCGACTGCCCGGCCGGGGGCGTCAGGTCGACGAACTTCCCGACCGGGTCGCC
This genomic window contains:
- a CDS encoding TrmH family RNA methyltransferase: MFTGRGSGPAGPVRQNRRVPVHQITDPDDDRIADYRALTDVELRTRWEPPHGLFIAEGELVLRRALRAGYPARSYLVDAKRVDQLADLDTGDAPVYAATPDVLQRATGFHVHRGVLASFRRKPLPTATEVLATARRAVILEDVNNHTNLGAVFRGAAALGIDAVLLSPTCADPLYRRSVRVSMGEVFAVPYAKFERWPAGLDQAREAGFTVLAMTPAPDAVPIQRLTAAHRERAALLLGAEGPGLTAAAQAASDVRVVIPMRRGVDSLNVAAAAAVAFWELGRDDPL
- a CDS encoding thiamine pyrophosphate-requiring protein encodes the protein MSADRSDGWRGDGRVAADPWPLPRDATVADHLVQRLACWGVRRYFGYPGDGINGMTSALQRTAERAQFIQVRHEETAGFAASAHVKYGGGPLGCVLVTSGPGAIHALNGLYDAKLDHQPVVALVGHTALTAEGGGYYQEVDLLALYKDVAAAFLAQLDHPAQVRHLVDRACRTALARRTVTALVLPLDVQDKPAVPEPPYAHGYYHTSSVPSSGPTVPPAAEVRRAAEVLGAGERVAMLVGQGALGAETEVREVAHRLGAGVATALLGFTAVDHREPWVTGAIGLLGTRPSWDMMRDCDRLLIVGSNMPYSEFYPPPGKARAVQIDRDGTQLGLRYPTEVNLTGNAAPTLRALLRELGPGPAPTRWRETIAAATSSWRQAQRDLAGQSADPVNPQLLFSALSDRLPDDVMLAVDCGTTTAWYARHIQVRPGMLASLSGTLLSMGGAMPYALSAKFAHPDRPLVALIGDGAMQMNGVNELITVAKYWRSWADPRFVVLVLNNRDLAFVSWEQRSSEGTPMFPDSQQLPDIGYHRWAEVLGLGGELVDSPDQVPGVWERVLSADRPVVINALVDPAELMLPPHFTADQARRTAAAMLRGDTDWAGIVRRGLPATVAAFRPRRG
- a CDS encoding serine hydrolase domain-containing protein, with protein sequence MNGTTVSRRTFGKLVGAAGAGALGAGALAAAPAASAPQTWSASGTAVAALRSFDDTMKSYMLARGISAGQLAVTYRGRLVLARGYGNNSPQLIQPTSLFRVASLSKSLTAAAIVRLAQDGRLSLGDPVGKFVDLTPPAGQSVDPRLGQVTLWRLLQHTGGWDRDATNFDPLFKDRIIARALGVPMELRHADVIRFMSGQPLLHDPGATVSYSNYGYLLAGRVVEAITGMPYETYVKQTLLAPLGITRMANGWTIARHSGEVGYQSQYTGTTVLDDSGATVAAPYGTFSMRLHDANGGWIASAVDMVRWASAFDAGSTLLNGTSLSRIWAVPQPTGVNSNGWYYGLGWAVRPVSGGTGRNTWHTGSLPGNYSLLVRTYDGMSWAALFNQRDDESGLGYGEIDPLLWQAARAVTSWPTHNFWSKYYA